The following proteins come from a genomic window of Henningerozyma blattae CBS 6284 chromosome 4, complete genome:
- the TBLA0D02110 gene encoding uncharacterized protein, which produces MELYCEKRLGNTESNENQKRDDNECSTRIKEISEEEFVYLDCPISDLDKHKNKNANFDTNDTAKRAKSKLIYTNNYGSKTQFLKMKNDIDFQMLKKKPSLNEEHLLSSKKTHKNKILSNPNENCKNPDHSFIGTNFSNNFLSSLKNNGMQMFNLKKYKNFEISRMKNRSPKFFFILDAFYDMNKINNRLFATILIFKVIYMEKETSEAYIKTVKIIEIMNIFFLVCIQTYIIFIKKLFGERTTYFTRYNEGTLASTLRLILRFLEPLIFTSYNLLKMNMIRTIQLSSASYFDQILTSVSFYIVLGVTLSLNKDSVNELLFKDLVI; this is translated from the coding sequence ATGGAACTCTACTGTGAAAAGAGACTAGGCAACACTgaatcaaatgaaaatcAAAAGAGAGATGACAATGAATGCAGCACCAGGATTAAGGAAATAagtgaagaagaatttgtATATTTGGATTGTCCAATCTCAGATCTTGACAaacataaaaataaaaatgcaAACTTTGATACAAATGATACTGCTAAACGAGCAAAATCAAAGTTAATTTATACTAATAATTATGGCAGTAAAAcccaatttttaaaaatgaaaaatgacATAGATTTTCAGATGCTAAAGAAAAAGCCATCTCTTAATGAAGAACatttattatcttcaaaaaaaactCATAAGAACaaaattctttcaaatccgaatgaaaattgtaaaaatcCAGACCATAGTTTTATAGGaacaaatttttctaacaattttttatcaagtCTCAAAAATAATGGAATGCAAATGTTTAATCTTAAGAAGTATAAAAATTTCGAAATATCTAGAATGAAAAATAGAAGCCctaagtttttttttattttagatGCGTTTTATGatatgaataaaataaataatagattGTTTGCAAccattttaatatttaaagtaaTATACATGGAAAAAGAAACCTCTGAAGCATATATTAAAACggttaaaattattgaaataatgaatatttttttcttggttTGCATTCAAACATacatcatttttattaaaaaattatttgggGAAAGGACAACATATTTTACGAGATATAATGAGGGCACATTGGCGTCAACTTTACGTCTTATTTTAAGATTTTTAGAGCCATTAATTTTCACCTCTTACAATCTGCTCAAAATGAATATGATAAGAACCATCCAATTATCCTCTGCGTCCTACTTCGATCAAATTCTTACATCTGTATCCTTTTATATAGTTTTAGGGGTCACTCTATCACTTAACAAGGATAGCGTTAACGAACTTTTGTTCAAAGATCTTGTAATTTAG